From a region of the Zingiber officinale cultivar Zhangliang chromosome 10B, Zo_v1.1, whole genome shotgun sequence genome:
- the LOC122029256 gene encoding auxin efflux carrier component 5-like, which yields MISMGNLIKVAEAMLPLYMPLGLGYVSLRWWRLISPEQCQAIDRLVYSITLPLFTLQFTLHMDPFAMNYRMIAADAISKVLVAALLVAWTSCRRWLGHRDQERPSYCWAITGFSLTQLTNSLVVGVPLVTAMYGPWARDVVVQLSVVQAVVWLPLLQFVLEIRKARCGQFSMASEAQEVSIEAPPPPAARDLEGGTEEGAELAAARPSYCSLIKVVLLSLAKNPNSYACIIGITWAFLANKWQLNTPSVIENSIQIMSTAGPGMAMYSIGLFMASQKKILICELRSTAQAMMLKFICGPAAMAIGAFSVGLRSEMLHLAIIQAAMPQSITSFIFAKEYELDADVLSTAVTFGMLVFLPVLVLYTI from the exons ATGATAAGCATGGGGAACCTGATCAAAGTGGCTGAGGCGATGCTGCCGCTCTACATGCCGCTGGGACTCGGCTACGTCTCCTTGCGGTGGTGGCGCCTAATCTCGCCGGAGCAGTGCCAGGCGATCGATCGCCTTGTCTACTCCATCACGCTGCCACTATTCACGCTTCAGTTTACGTTGCACATGGACCCCTTTGCCATGAACTACCGCATGATCGCCGCCGACGCTATCTCGAAGGTGCTGGTGGCTGCGCTGCTGGTGGCGTGGACGAGCTGCAGGCGGTGGCTCGGCCATAGGGACCAGGAAAGGCCGAGTTATTGCTGGGCCATCACCGGGTTCTCGCTGACCCAACTCACTAATTCGCTGGTGGTGGGGGTTCCGTTGGTGACGGCGATGTACGGGCCGTGGGCGCGGGACGTGGTGGTTCAGCTGTCGGTGGTGCAGGCCGTCGTGTGGCTCCCGCTGCTGCAATTTGTGCTCGAGATCCGGAAGGCCAGGTGCGGCCAGTTCTCCATGGCCTCGGAAGCACAGGAGGTGTCTATCGAGGCGCCGCCTCCGCCGGCAGCCAGGGACTTGGAGGGCGGCACCGAGGAGGGGGCGGAGCTGGCGGCGGCTAGGCCGTCGTACTGCTCGTTGATCAAGGTGGTGTTGCTCAGTCTCGCCAAGAACCCAAACTCATACGCCTGCATAATCGGCATTACGTGGGCGTTCCTGGCCAACAA GTGGCAATTGAATACTCCAAGTGTCATTGAGAATTCTATACAGATCATGTCCACGGCAGGGCCAGGGATGGCCATGTACTCTATTG GATTATTCATGGCATCACAAAAGAAGATACTTATATGTGAGCTGAGGTCGACAGCACAAGCAATGATGCTAAAGTTCATATGTGGACCGGCGGCGATGGCCATTGGAGCTTTCTCCGTCGGTCTTCGCAGTGAAATGCTACATCTAGCGATCATACAA GCTGCTATGCCACAATCCATCACTTCTTTTATTTTTGCAAAAGAATATGAATTGGATGCTGATGTCCTTAGTACTGC GGTAACTTTTGGGATGTTGGTGTTTTTGCCTGTTCTTGTGTTATATACTATATGA